The sequence TGTTTCAAATTAAATCCTTTTAGTTTGTCATGTTATGAAACCTACAGAACTCTGTCAagcaaggatcaaactatccaagtgaataaagaaaaataacatcaaacacaaattaggaCATTGAATTTGTTCAAAAAGATTTTGTCAGAGTTAATATgtattgcattgtgggatatgtagttttggtcaaagcacacttttgacctatttatttttagacactctgaccttttatgctctaacgggccacacaaaatgatgtggcaggccacgtttggcccccgggccttgagtttgacacatgtgctgtaaATGTAGCTGAATTTGAAATGAGCTCCATGTTGAATGTCCTTCTTCCACGTTCCATTGTCTCCACCTGCTGGACAAACGAGGTCTCCACGTCTCCATCTTCCTCAGCAAAGACTTCCTGTGATCCAGAAGCTGAGTGAATGTTAGGGATGCTCTTATGAGTCATGACAGAGTTCACGTTCCACATCTGTTCTAGAGACATTTTCTAGCATAGAGAATAATTAGAGTAAATGGTGAAAGCTACACCATTGTGCAGAAAAATAATCTTATTTGTGAGCTCCACCCCCGGTACATGCTAGTTAATGCTGACTAGCTACACTAATTGCATTATCTAGTAGAGTTGCCTTGTGTTCTGTTCATTTTCACACCAGAATTCAAATGTATGAGAGTGACATCTGCTGCGGTGTGTCCATGAcataattccattcagaaaAACACGACTGCTCACGTAAAGTAACGTTATAGAGGCCGGTTCGAGCCTCCAAGGAGCTCAAAGCAAAACATGTTTTGGGGGTCCCACAGCCAATGTTGATAATACCGATCAAAGATCATTCGCACATCTACTATAAAGTTTATAAAGTTATTACAAATACACTTGTAAAACTCAATGTGAAAATTCCTTGTTAGTAGATTGTAATCCATAATGATAAAGCTTGTAGAGACAGACAACAAATTTGGTAAACTTGCCAAAAAAATCCTGCTAATTAATATTTGGCAAAAATCATCAACACTTCCTATTGGCCAAACAGAAGCAATGTATAAAACCTCAAACTGCTGCACAGTAGCAGCAGTGTAGTTTATATCATCCTGATGTCATGTTTTCACCCTTCAATAGTTTATATTACCTCCTTTTTTTGACTAATTTACGAGAACACAACTGCAAGCTTGTCCTCACCTCCCTACCTGATCACTGGCGGTGAAGAGTTGGCCTACAGAGGTGAGGAGAAATCCGGGACAACAACGTCCTTCTGAACATCAGCAAAGGAAGAGACGGTGGCAACATGACACCCGAACAATTGCTGAGACAACTGAGTCAGTGATGCAGCATCCAGGCCCCCACCATCAGGTTCAGAGAAAGCCTCATCCCTTGGGCCCCAAGACGGCAGAATTTTCCCAGAGAAgttttttctgcatttgatTCCAGCTCAGTGGAACCAAAAGTCGTTGCTCTGTCCAACTGACAGAGCTGCACTGATCGCCTCACGGTCACATCCACAAGTTCACAGCCTGACGAGGACGCAGGAAAAAGAGGTGGTccatgtttgggtttttttgaggAGCAGAGAGGTCACGTCAGCTTGTTGGCTGTAAATGTGACGGCCTCAGGAAACAATCATCTGTCAGCGTCACACTgtccaacatccatccatccatcttccaccacttatccatagtcgggtcgcaggggcagcagcttcaacagggagccccaaacttccctttccccggccacatccaccagctctgactgggggattcCAAGgctttcccaggccagtgttgagatataatccctccacctggtcctgggtctgccccgaggtctcctcccagctggacgtgccagaaacacctccctagggaggtgtcccagaggcatccgcaccagatgcccaaaccacttcaactgactcctttccacgcaaaggagcagcggctctactttgAGCCCcttgtgaacagcagtgtttctcaccttatctctaagggagacaccagctatccgcctgagaaagcccatttcagccgcttgtatccgcgatctggttctttcggtcatgacccatcgctcatgaccataggtgaggttaggaacgaagattgaacagtagacggagagctttgcctctcggcttagctccctctttgtgacaacagtgcggtaaagcgactgcaataccgctcctgctgccccaattctccgtccaatctcacactccattgttccctcactcgtgaacaggaccccaagatacttaaactccttcacttgtggaaggacctcattccccactcagaaaaggcagtccaccggtttcctgctgaggaccatggcctcagatttggaggtgctaatcctcatccctgccgcttcacactcggctgcaaaccagaccagtaagtgctgcaggtcacaggccgatgacgcaaacaggaccacatcatctgcaaaaagcagcgatacaatcctcaggccaccaaactgtaacccctccttaCCACGACTacacctcgatatcctgtccatgaaaatcacgaacagaattggtgataaagcacagccctggcgaaggccaacagctactcggaacaagtccgacttactgccgagaacccgaacgcagctctcgctttgggcgtacagggattggatggccctgaggagaggccccctcacctctcctagtacctcccacagtatatccctggggacccgatcgtacgccttctctaagtctacaaaacacatgtagactggatgggcatactcccaagccccctctaggatccctgtgagagtaaagagctggtccgttgttccatgaccaggatggaacccacattgttcctcttcAATATGAGGTTCGACAATCTGTTCAACTGTTCAACAATGAgatttaaaagtaaacacaATTATCTTAAACAATCTTGAGAGTTTATTTGACGGGAGACATCAGACTGCTGTAACAAGAGaaaacattatttacatttgtctgaacagaaataaataattgagGCAGAGGTTAAACAAATGTTTAACTAAAGCTCAAATCCAAACTCGATGCCTTTATGATTCCGGCTATAGACCCATACATGACCGGTGAATCGTCAGTAGATGATATTGTTctgcaaagaaaatgtttttttagtcaTTCTAGAAAATGGGCAGCACTGAATACTTTGATCGATGTAAAACAATAGATCATGTTCTATAATAAACTGTGATTTGAACTTGATGTTTTCTGTGCAGACGTACCAGTAGAAAGCTGTTAGCAGAAGTCCCTGCCTCTTATTGCAAAACTccttacaggtgtgtgtgaagaccTGACTTTGAGCCAAAACATCAGTTCTATTTCTGCACCACAGTAGAAGTAAAATAAGAAGTGGTTAATTATAGAAATGCCCTCTTTCTCATgtggtttatttttacttcaacAGGTCACGTCAGGGGTCGTGAGAATTCTGTTGCAAGGCTTGACAGTGGTAAGATGGCAATTTTACTTcttcttaaaggggccctattataaatatcacactttttcaggtctctacatatacatagtggtcctccgtaacccgaccaactcctaaaatctggtaaacaaactctccctgcatcaatagatatttggagttttaggaagtcatggctctgaacgactcgaaTTGATCATATAGCGCCAGAATAgccattcttgacgtcagactagagactctgtgctattggacagagtctTGGACgatatgaattggttgacatgctcaagggcgtggccatccccaagacggagttGTGTGCGTTGGACGTGAAGCAGCAGTCTGTTAAAATGGCGTCCGTGAGAGGGAGAAAGTTGTTCAGTTTGCGCGTGcactccaacacgtgtgtgtgctggacctacagtatccAGCTACAACACACATAACTtaggctcacattttatcttttttcattttgtctgttagcatgaatgaagtcatgttatgctaggctatgtagagaagtctcctttgtttcgcgtttccCTCTCAGTGAGGGACTTTTTCCCCACCGTTGTTGTTCaggcttgctctggagggttctgttgggtttctctgcctgttaaagcgctttgaaatgtctgctgatgtcatttagcgctatacaaataaaggttgattgattgaaagaGAAGGATCTAATGTGAGACATGATTCTGATTTGAGGACATTTATGACAACTACAGTCCAATAGGACATGTTAGTGTGGTCATCTTCTGGACACCATGAACTCCAGCACcacatgacatgacattacTTCACAGTGGTGGACAGACCTCCTGACTTTGACTGCTGTACAATCACTGTCCTCTCAGAGCATCCCTACATAACGGCTCTGTGCTGAACAGCGTCAGGAATCATTGAACTCCACAGATGGGATGCAATAGGTTTATTTAAAGTTCAAGCACAGATGTATTTCAATCCAAATCCATGAATGTTAATACAGATAAAAGTTAAAGAAGCTAACAGCTAATACAGGAAAGGAAAGTAAcgaagaggaaatgaagaagcTGAATGAGACAGATGAACATCTTCCTGTTTGAATTTCAGCTTCATTACAGCCCACACTTGTCTGCGTTCTGTTTTCATGCAGTGAGGACATGGATCtgaaaaggaattaaaaaaaacacaaatttaggGTGAATTCAAACAATGAATGATACCAGATGTTCTATTTGCCACATGCTGAATCAACCATTCATCAAATTTTAATCAGAAACAAGTGAACATAAAAGTTTGGTTTAATTCTTCaatacatttactttttttatgtttgcaacatgaaaattaaaatatgtctgCACTGATGCTCTTTTAGAGCCTCATGTGAACACAGTGAAACTTTGTGTTCAAAGATTAGACTCAAGAGAGGGAAAACTTCACCTAAGTTGGTCTTCGGTAGCAGTTGTAGTGGACATACAGGTACTTGAAAGTCCCTGGACAGGGTTCTCCCAGCTTTGTCGGGTTCACTTCAATCTGACAGCTGGTTTTGCCCTCACAACCAGAGCTGCAGAGACATGCAGGTTCCACATTAACAAACAATAACACGTATTCATATGTTTAAAAAGCATGTGAGCAGAACTTACATATGAGGATGACCGTAAACTGACTGTTTACAGTTGGTGTTGCTGATCTCCTCCGGACGTCGTCCAGCGACACAAGTGGTGGTGTCATTGCGACCATAAAATCTTTTGCCTAAGTTTATAGTTGTTCCCGGTTCTGAGAATAAAACATCAGAGTTGTAGAGAAGACAGAAAAGTAATTAATGTTTGTCTGACTAGAACAAAATCAGAATGAGAATCACAAATTGTCATCTCACCACATGACAGGTTGATTGTCTCCCCCTCACATCCTGTTGTGGTTTCTGTTAAATGAAGAGCAATGTAAAGGTTCTGGACTGTGGAAATAAATATGGATAGATCTACAGAACTGACTGTTCAACAGACTGTCTTTAATAGAACCAAACAGAGCTGGCTGTTGTTTTGAGCTCTTTACTATGACAAATGTAGGATGCCTCCAGGTAGTTGGAAGGACCGCTACAAGAGCCTACAAACATCGAGCTTTGCACAGGAACTTCACAAGTTTGCATCAGGTTGCATCTGTGGATGCAGAGTGATCCCAGTTTACATCTATAGATAATGAGTTTAAACACATTAAGTTCAGTCAACAAACTGATAAGAAAAAGACCCTGCATTCATACCTCCTTTGCATGTAAAACGTAGCATCGTTTATACAGGATGTCCCGGCATTTGGATCTGCGCTGGGACACGAGTCCTTATCCATTCTTCCATACTGGGCTTGGAATATGTATATGGCACCATTTACACCtgacaaaaaagaagaatataaaGTTTCGACTAAAGAGAACAGAGAAGTCAGAATGGACCCTTTTTGGTCATGTTGTCACAGTCTGCATGTTGAGTTGACATTCATCCCATTGGTTTTGTCTGACTTCCAACAATCACATAGAAATGGGTGGAAACTTGTTCAGTCATAGGTATGATTAAATTCTGGTCTGCAGAAGCCAGCCGCCGCAGCGCAGCTAGCAGAGTGATGTTATTCAATCTGGTAGTAGTCCTGATCAAATCTGTATGTCTAATATAACTAGAATGATCTAATGGCATTATGAAGTGAAATTGTCATCTTACCACAATCAAGTCTTGCAACAGAGTTCTCACAAGCCTTAACATGACCTGTTGAAGTAAAATTAAACCACATTATAATTAACCTCTATTTGTGTTACTTTTACTGTGATGCAGAAATGGAACTGACGTTTTGGCTCGCAGTGGTGATAGGTCGTCACGTATGCGTAAGAGCCTTTGCATTGAGACGGCGGGAGATCTTTCAAAGCAACGTCGCACACCTTCCTTCCATTACACCTGCACGGACAAGATCAAGCGTAAAACACAATTAATGGTGTACATACTCTAATCTGTTttacatcaatcaatcaagtatTTGGCGCTACTCACTTTCTACAATGACGACAAAATGTTTACTTCTTCATTCAATAATtaacagatgacacacaaactCAACTCTGGATTAAGTGAATTCAAACAGATGTCAGTAGATTCAGCACAATAGTCATCTACTGAGATTTTACCAGCTCTGAATGGGTATATTTATTGATGTATCCTTGCATGACGTCGGAGGGCAGGTCTGACTGTTAGTATGTCCAAACTCAGCTCTCGTAATTACGATCACTGTATCCCCGTCTACACACCATAAGACAGAAAGGCCATCAGTTACCGTACTAATGTTACTCTACATTTAGAATCATTGAAGTGGATGGTAcagataaaatcattaaaacatttttatcaacatgCTGCTGCCATTTCATAATTTCTGTCTTACCACAGCTCAGGTGGAGGTGTGTAGATTGGGGCTCGCATGCAGCTCTGTGGAAAGTTTGTTCCAGATATCCTACAGGGAAAATGTGGTTTTAACAATAATCATGCAGAAAACATTCAGGATTCTAGCTGAAGGTAGAAAAACCctctgtgtgtgcagacaaaATCTGTTTCcatccactcacacacagtttACCTGGTTGGAAAAGCACACACAGCAGgcctgaaaaagaaacagacttcgTTCATGAATACATAAaggtcattaaaacattaatataCAAAGATTAtagtaaatgaaaaataaacatcaagCTTTTGATTTGaactttggtttttttaatcattaagtTCTaatgaaacagacagaaattaaATGTAGATATTCCTGAAGACAGGAAGTCttgttctgtttccatggtgactcACACAGAGTGGTGATGAGACAGATCATGGTGCTGGGAGATGGACAGACGGATCAGACACAgttcagatgatgatgatgatgttgatgttgaaagACGCGTCAGCTTCTGATGAGATGAAATTCCGGACGATGACATTTTATCAGCCCCGAttcatgaatatgaatattttacCTGCTTGACTTGAAACGGATCCTGGAGATCAACATATTTAACAGTATTTTCATATTCAAGCCCTGAGGGGTGATGACACAAGATCTTGTGTTTGATCCTGTTCATCCTGGGAAAAGTGAAGCTCAAACACTTCACGTTGCTTCACTTTTCAACCATTAAAACCATTTCATCCGTTCATTTAGGTTTTTGTGGAGGAGGCAACCTTAATCATATTGTCTGAAGCTGCTTTTCTGTCTTGTGGGTCAAGGGTCTGTTGGAGCCTATGCCAGCCTCTCCCAATGTTGGGTACACCCTACTAGACcccagctcattgtggggcaTAAAACCTTCCCAATATTCCCAAATGTCTACATTTGCAAGAAAAACCAGATTTAATTTATGCTGTGCAGAGACAGAACCATCATCCAtttacaaatgaattaaaaaaacaaatcatttattGTAGGCCAAATTAATCATCACATGAATCACCTTTTCAAGAAGGGGGACCAGatggtgtgctccaactacagggggtcACAGTCCTCAGCATCCCTGGGAAAGTCTATCCCAGGGTACTGGAGATGAGGActagagtagagctgctgctcctccacatgtatctgttatgtgtgtgtttcggatgcctcctggacccCTCCCTGGGGAGATGTTCCCagatgtcctactgggaggagacctcggggaagaacTAGAAAAAACGAGACtctgtctctcggctggcctgggaacacctcaaGACCCCTAGGAAGAGCTGgatgaggtgtctggggagaggaagTATAGGCATCCCTgccgatggatggatggatggatggatggatggatggatggatggatggatggatggatggatggatccacACTAAAATATTCTACAGTTGCATTCTGACAACCAAATAGTAAAAAATCTGATTCAGTTCAAACACATCCtgtatttatattcattcaGGCATTGATAATAAGAATGTCTTATTAGACAAGTTTGTTTAAGTCAGCTGACACATTTCCTCATAAGACAAAAGAGTTTACTTAAATTTTTCGAATAATAAAAAAGGGACGAGTCTCACCCTGTCGCTCTTTACTGAACATATCTTCAACGTGGTCCAATGGACATTTGTTTAACCTccactttaaatatttatttctgttcagaCAAACACGAATCGTGTTTTCTCCTGTTACAGTAGTCTGATGTCTCCCGTCAAAGAAACTCTCAGGACTGTTTAAGATAATTGTGTTTACTTTCATCGTGTTTACTTTCAAACATCCTTGAACAGCGTGATACTGACAGAAGATCGTCTCATGAGGTCGACACATCTACAGCCAACGACCTGAGGTGACCTCTCTGGTCCTCCAGGTAAAACCCCATGGACCACCTCTAGGACCTCCTGTGTCCTCATCAAGCTGTGAACTTGTGGATGTGACCATGAGGCGATTGGTGCAGCTCTGTCAGTTGAACATGTTTTATTATGCCTTCCAGCAGCGACTCAGTGCAGAAAAAACTTCTCTGGGAAAATTCTGCCGTCTTGTGGCCTGAGGGACGAGGCTTTCTCTGAACCTGATGGTGGGGGCCTGGATGTTGCATCACCATCTGCAAGACAGCAGGCAGAGTAACTTGTTGCGCGGGTGACGGGGGTGTTTAAGGATTCCAGTGGCCTTCCTCCTGCCCCACTGGATGTGTAGCTCCTTCATGAAGGGCAGCCTCGTGCTGGTGATGTGCTGACCACTCTTCACTGCCTTCTGTAAAGAAGCGGCTGAATTGGATGGTGATACAACTGGTCAGGATGCTCCCTATGGTCCACCTGTAGAAGCTGCAGATTATCCTGGACTCCATATTGAGGGTCTTTAGCTGGCAGAGAAAGAAGAACCGTTGTCTGGCTGATTGTAAATGGAGTCTCTGGAGACTCTGAGTTAGGTCTTTATCTATTTATAGATTTGTATATATGTTAccttatatattttaattgtattatCCTATCCTATGCTGTCCCATCATATACTTTGAGTCTAAACGTATGCTAGAAATTGCCTGTATAAAGGTTCCAGACCATGAACCCTGTCATGACTGATCAGTGTATCGATAACATTCACTCAGCTTCAGGATCACATGAAGTCGTTGTTGAGGACggaaactttatttgtccaccAGGTGGAGACAACAGAATGTGGACTGAGCAGACATCCGTTTTGGACAAATTCCAAATGAAGCTCATTTCTAACCCCACTACACCTACAGGGTTCTTCAGCAGGTTCTTTTCCTACCTGTGTCCCTACATGCACATCATGGTCTCTTACTGGATCCCTTTGGACCGCTGGAATTGGATAGAAAGCGTCTGCCCCTTGAGGCCGAACCTGATTCGGGACAGAACAGGGCCTCGCCACTACTATTTCTATATTTGGAGTTAAAGTCCAATTATTTCTTCTTTCACCTGTGAATTATAGTTGATTTCATgacttgattatttttttaaattttgaaatatatttggaTATATATTTCTATATGTGAAGTTTAAGTAAAattgtgaaacattttccactTTGTCAATCAGAAGTTTTTTTCTACATCGCTTTACGTTCTTAATGGGTTGATTTCATCTCCAAGAACAAATTGAGTTATCAACCATGAGTTAAAGTCTGTGATAACCTCTTTGGTGTGTCGacatgtttaaatttaaattccaaAGATTTTGAACCAAATAATACCACACATAAAACATGAATGCGTGAAGCTGTCTCATCGAGCTGTGAGCTGGCTGCTGTATGAATACAAAtgtctgtgacactgaaacCTAATATGGTATATAACAATCTGGTGTAAACGAACAAGAATGTCTGATAttgaaaaacatgaatattaacCAAAAGATGGCGCTAAAGTCAAGTCACAGGAGGTTAAAGAGAAGGATCCACTTTGAGACATGATTGTGATATGAGGACATTTATGACAGGCTACAGTTCAATAAGACATTTTAGTGAGTTCATGAAATATGACATATGTACATTTTatagaaatgtaaatgttgttCATGTGAAccttcttttccttcctcttcttctttcttcttcttctacagttcaattctttaattattattattattattgtcataatAGTACTGAGGTGTTCAAACTTGGTTATGTTCAGTGATCCCCAAATTTTGACCTCACTGACCTCTCAGAGCTTCCCTACATGACCGCCCTGTGCTGAACAGCGTCAGGAATCATTGAACTATACAGATGGGATGCAATAGGTTTATTTAAAGTTCAAGTACAGATGTATTTCAATTCAAATCCATGAATGTTAATACAGATGAAATATAAAGAAGCTAACAGCTAATACAGGAAAGGAAAGTAAcgaagaggaaatgaagaagcTGAATGGGAATGATGAACATCTTCCTGTTTGAATTTCAGCTTCATTACAGCCCACACTTGTCTGCATTCTGTTTTCATGCAGTGAGGACATGGGTctgaaaaggaatttaaaaaaccaTGAATTTAAAGTGAATTCAAACCATGAATGGCACCAAATGTTCTGCTTGCCACACGCTGAATCAacgcattcattcattttctaaaacgTCTACTTCCACTTGCGCGGGTcgcgggaagctggagcctatcccagtgactaagggcatg is a genomic window of Antennarius striatus isolate MH-2024 chromosome 2, ASM4005453v1, whole genome shotgun sequence containing:
- the LOC137611800 gene encoding L-rhamnose-binding lectin CSL3-like, with translation MICLITTLCLLCVLFQPGYLEQTFHRAACEPQSTHLHLSCDGDTVIVITRAEFGHTNSQTCPPTSCKDTSINIPIQSWCNGRKVCDVALKDLPPSQCKGSYAYVTTYHHCEPKRHVKACENSVARLDCGVNGAIYIFQAQYGRMDKDSCPSADPNAGTSCINDATFYMQRRCNLMQTCEVPVQSSMFVGSCSGPSNYLEASYICHKTTTGCEGETINLSCEPGTTINLGKRFYGRNDTTTCVAGRRPEEISNTNCKQSVYGHPHISGCEGKTSCQIEVNPTKLGEPCPGTFKYLYVHYNCYRRPT